A segment of the Chloroflexota bacterium genome:
GATCGTCGTCCACTCGCAGTATGGCAACCCGGGGAACGTCATGGAGAAGTTCAAAGAAGAGTTGGAGGCAGGCAAATTTCGCCTGCTCGCCGTTGTCCCGCCGCCGTTTGATGACGCCTATGAGTACGACATCTGGATGTTCGAGACCACATTCCGCGATCTTTTCGCTAGAGAGTAGCCAATGCCGAGCAGCATGCCTTCAGAGAAAATCTACAAAATCGTCGTCGCCTGCGGGACAGCGATTGCCACATCGACTCACGTTGCCCTCAAGGTCAAAGAACTACTCGAGGAGCGCGGCCTCAAGGTTCACACTGTCCAGTGCCGTGTGCCAGAGGTACCGAGTTTTGCCGCAGATGCGGATCTGGTCGTCGCCACCGCGCAAGTGCCGTTTAACATTGATATCCCCATCATTGATGGAATCCCATTTTTGACCGGAATTGGGATGAAGGAGGTGGTCGATAGAATAGAAACCATTCTGAAAACCAACGATTCTGGAAAACCGTAATCTCAAATCCAAAAGGAGGATGCCAATGCAAGCGATTCAGTCTATTTTTAATTTCCTGACTGGCCTAGGTTCGCCGGTGATGCTGCCGATCGTGATCTTCATTTTGGGGCTGATCCTAGGACAAAAGATCGAACGTGCCTTCATCGCATCAGTCACCGTTGGAGTTGGTTTCATCGGCCTTAGCCTGGTGATCAGCCTGCTGTTCGAGGCCCTGGGTCCTGCCACGGATGCACTGGTCAAGGCGACTGGTCTGCAGCTCAATTCGCTTGACGTCGGCTGGGGTGTTGCTGCCGCCATCGCCTTCGGCACCGCAGTCGGCTCGCTAGTCTTCATAGTGGCGCTGGCTGTGAACTTGATTATGCTGGTGTTCCGCTGGACGAAGACCCTGAACGTCGACTTGTGGAACTACTGGCACTACGCTTTCACCGGTTCACTGGTCTATCTGGTGAGCGGTGGAAATCTGGTGCTGGGCTTGATCGCGGCCGCCATCCATGCCATCGCCGCCTTGCTCATCGGCGACTGGACCGCCAAGGACGTGCAGGAGTTCTTCCGCCTGCCCGGTGTCTCCATCCCCCAGGGCTGGGCTATCACCAGCGTTCCGATCATCAAGATCCTGAATGCGATCGTGGAGAAGATCCCTGGACTGCGCGATATCTACTGGGACTCCGAGACGATCCAGAAGCGCTTGGGCGTGTTCGGCCAGCCGATCATTATGGGCGCCATTCTGGGCCTGCTGTTCGGCATCCTGGCCTATGGTATCAATCCGGGCGGTATGACCGGCACACAGGTGCTTGGCAAGGTGCTTATGCTGGCTGTCCAGATGGCGGCAGTGATGCTGCTGATCCCGCGCATCATCGCTATCTTCATGGAAGGACTAACGCCGCTCTCCGAGGCTGCCCGTGCCTTCATGCAAAAGCGCTTCGCTGGCCGTGAGTTCTATATCGGCTTGGACTCGGCCATCCTAATCGGGCACCCGATCACCATCGCGGCAGGCATCCTGCTGATCCCGATCACGCTGCTGCTCGCTGCTATCCTGCCAGGCAACACCACTTTGCCGGCGGCAGACCTCGCCGCTACCGCCTTCTTTGTCTGCATGGTCCCGCCATTGACGCGTGGCAACTTCTTCCGCTCCGTTCTGTACGGCATCATCATCATGACCATGGTGCTGTACATTTCGAGCGCATTTGCCCCGCTACTGACCCAGATCGCCAAGAGCATCGGCTATGCGATTCCCGAGGGCGCCGTTCAGATCACAGGTCTCTCCGGCGGCAACTGGATCGCCTGGGTGCTGACCACGATCACCAGGCTGATCTTCGGGCGTTAGTAACTGAATATCCCTCTGCTGGAGAAAGGGCAATTGCCCTTTCTCCAGCCTGCACTTATCTTTCGCTCTTAATTAAGATTTTTTTCAGCCCGTACTATCCTTCTGAGAGACAGTATATGGAAAAGATTGATTGGAATTTGCTCGAAGCACTCTGTGCTATCCACGCCGTCTCCGGTCGTGAAGATCTTATGACCGCCTTTGTGCGTGATAGGATCAAAGGCTTGGTCGACGAAGTAACTGTGGATAATTTGGGTAATGTGATCGGAATCCTGAAAGGCGCCCAGTACCCAGATTATCGTCTTATGCTCCAGGCCCACATGGACGAAATCGGTCTGATTGTCCGCAACATTACTGCCGATGGCTTCCTGCTGATCGAACGCGTCGGCGGGATGCCAGAGAAAAGCCTGCTAGGTCAGCGCGTTGATGTGCTGCTCGACGACGGGCGGTTAATACCCGGCTATATTGGCACGAAGTCCCATCACATCACGGAAGCAGACGAGAAATACAAAGTTCCAAGTGTGCACGAGATGTTTGTTGATCTCGGGCTGACCAGCCGCGAGGCGGTCGAACAAGCCGGGGTCCGAGTTGGCGATCCGGTCACGTATCACCCCAACTTCCATCGTTTTGGCGATGG
Coding sequences within it:
- a CDS encoding PTS sugar transporter subunit IIB gives rise to the protein MPSEKIYKIVVACGTAIATSTHVALKVKELLEERGLKVHTVQCRVPEVPSFAADADLVVATAQVPFNIDIPIIDGIPFLTGIGMKEVVDRIETILKTNDSGKP
- a CDS encoding PTS galactitol transporter subunit IIC (with GatAB forms a phosphoenolpyruvate-dependent sugar phosphotransferase transporter for galactitol; subunit IIC forms the translocation channel and contains the substrate binding site) — translated: MQAIQSIFNFLTGLGSPVMLPIVIFILGLILGQKIERAFIASVTVGVGFIGLSLVISLLFEALGPATDALVKATGLQLNSLDVGWGVAAAIAFGTAVGSLVFIVALAVNLIMLVFRWTKTLNVDLWNYWHYAFTGSLVYLVSGGNLVLGLIAAAIHAIAALLIGDWTAKDVQEFFRLPGVSIPQGWAITSVPIIKILNAIVEKIPGLRDIYWDSETIQKRLGVFGQPIIMGAILGLLFGILAYGINPGGMTGTQVLGKVLMLAVQMAAVMLLIPRIIAIFMEGLTPLSEAARAFMQKRFAGREFYIGLDSAILIGHPITIAAGILLIPITLLLAAILPGNTTLPAADLAATAFFVCMVPPLTRGNFFRSVLYGIIIMTMVLYISSAFAPLLTQIAKSIGYAIPEGAVQITGLSGGNWIAWVLTTITRLIFGR